From one Mobula hypostoma chromosome 28, sMobHyp1.1, whole genome shotgun sequence genomic stretch:
- the LOC134338867 gene encoding histone H3: MARTKQTARKSTGGKAPRKQLATKAARKSAPATGGVKKPHRYRPGTVALREIRRYQKSTELLIRKLPFQRLVREIAQDFKTDLRFQSSAVMALQEASEAYLVGLFEDTNLCAIHAKRVTIMPKDIQLARRIRGERA; this comes from the coding sequence ATGGCCCGAACCAAGCAAACAGCGCGGAAGTCGACTGGTGGCAAAGCTCCCCGCAAACAGCTGGCCACCAAAGCGGCGCGGAAGAGCGCTCCAGCCACGGGCGGAGTAAAGAAGCCTCATCGCTACCGGCCCGGCACTGTGGCTCTGAGGGAGATCCGGCGCTACCAGAAATCCACCGAGCTGCTCATCCGCAAACTGCCCTTCCAGCGTCTAGTGCGAGAAATCGCTCAGGACTTCAAGACCGACCTGCGCTTCCAGAGCTCGGCCGTCATGGCTCTGCAGGAGGCCAGTGAAGCTTATCTGGTGGGGCTCTTTGAGGACACCAACCTGTGCGCCATCCACGCCAAGCGGGTCACCATCAtgcccaaagacatacagttggCCCGTCGCATCCGCGGAGAGCGCGCCTGA